One Oncorhynchus mykiss isolate Arlee chromosome 9, USDA_OmykA_1.1, whole genome shotgun sequence genomic window, atgttGTTATCGTAaccagtgaggtgagataaggcggagctttacctagcatagatttatagatggcctggagccagtgggtctgccgacaaatatgtagcgagggccagcagactagagcatacaggtcgcagtggtgggtggtataaggtgctttggtAATAAAACGGATggccctgtgatagactgcatccagtttgctgagtagcgtattggaagctattttgtagctCGGTAGGataggtaggatagtcagttttactcaGGATAGTTTTgcgacgtgagtgaaggaggctttgttgcgaaatagaaagacaattctagatttgattttggattggagatgtttaatatgagtctggaaggagagtttacagtctagccagacaactaggtatttgtagttgtccacatattctaggtcagaaccgtccagggtagtgatgctagtcaggcaggcgggtgccggcagtgaacggttgaaaagcatgcatttgattttactagcgtttaagagcagttggaggccacggaaggagtgttgtatggcattgaagcttgtttggaggttaatTCATTCTTGTGACTCTCAAACCCGGATCTGGGAGCGTAATGATCGCCTgacacgaattagcataacgcaacggacataaatcttcccaaaaaatattcctattcatcacaagtgaaatatattggaacacagattagccttttgttaatcaccctgtcatctcagattttcaaaatatgctttacagccaacgctagacaagcatttgtgtaagtttatcgatatcctagcatagcattatgccttgctagcagcaggcaaccttgtcacggaaatcagaaaagcaatcaaattaaatcgtttacctttgatgaacttcggatgttttcactcacgagactcccaggtagatagccaaagttcattttttcccaaaatataatttttgtaggcgaaatagctcggTTTGTTAATGGTGGCGGGACCCCTTTATGTCAGATTATAATGGTGGCGGGACCCCTTTATGTCAGATTATAATGGTGGCGGGACCCCTTTATGTCATAGATTATAATGGAGGCGGGACCTCTTTATGTCATAGATTATAATGGAGGCGGGACCCATTTATGTCATAGATTATAATGGTGGTGGGACCCCTTTATGTCATAGATTATAATGGAGGCGGGACCCCTTTATGTCATAGATTATAATGGTGGCGGGACCCCTTCATGTCATAGATTATAATGGTGGCGGGACCCCTTTATGTCATAGATTATAATGGTGGCGGACCCCTTTATGTCATAGATTATAATGGTGGCGGGACCCCGTTATGTCATAGATTATAATGGTGGCGGGACCCCTTTATGTCATAGATTATAATGGTGGCGGGACCCCTTTATGTCATAGATTATAATGGTGGCGGGACCTCTTTATGTCATAGATTATAATGGAGGCGGGACCCATTTATGTCATAGATTATAATGGTGGTGGGACCCCTTTATGTTATAGATTATAATGGTGGCGGGACCCCTTTATGTCATAGATTATAATGGTGGCGGGACCCCTTTATGTCATAGATTATAATGGTCGCGGGACCCCTTTATGTCATAGATTATAATGGTGGCGGGATCTCTTTATGTCATAGATTATAATGGTGGCGGGACCCCTTTATGTCATAGATTATAATGGTGGCGGGACCCCTTTATGTCATAGATTATAATGGTGGCGGGACCTCTTTATGTCATAGATTATAATGGAGGCGGGACCCATTTATGTCATAGATTATAATGGTGGCGGGACCTCTTTATGTCATAGATTATAATGGAGGCGGGACCCATTTATGTCATAGATTATAATGGTGGCGGGACCCCTTTATGTCATAGATTATAATGGTGGCGGGACCCCTTTATGTCATAGATTATAATGGTGGCGGGACCCCTTTATGTCATAGATTATAATGGTGGCGGGACCCCTTTATGTCATAGATTATAATGGTGGCGGGACCTCTTTATGTCATAGATTATAATGGTGGCGGGACCCCTTTATGTCATAGATTATAATGGTGGCGGGACCCCTTTATGTCATAGATTATAATGGTGGCGGGACCCCTTTATGTCATAGATTATAATGGAGGCGGGACCCATTGATGTCATAGATTATAATGGTGGCGGGACCTCTTTATGTCATAGATTATAATGGTGGCGGGACCCCTTTATGTCATAGATTATAATGGTGGCGGCACCCCTTTATGTCATAGATTATAATGGTGGCGGGACCCCTTTATGTCATAGATTATAATGGAGGCGGGACCCATTTATGTCATAGATTATAATGGTGGCGGGACCCCTTTATGTCATATGGAGGCGGGACCCATTTATGTCATAGATTATATGACGAGCTTTCATAAATGTACTTTTGGCATTGGCTAATGTTCTCATGTTCGGTTATCTTAATGTAATCTTTGACATGTTACCCTATTCAGAAATTGCAAATGTACTGGGTgtcaccttctcttcctctggcCAATGTACTTATGTCCTTGCTACTTCAGCATAGCAACTGGACCTATTTATATTACATTAGCTCCCACAGTCAccccctttgaaaagggggaGGACCACGGCAGCTTTTCAATATTTAGGGAACTTGggcgatatgaaagagaggttgaacaggctggtaataggggctgcaacaattgcggtggatagttttagaaagagagggtccagactgTCTAGCCAAGCTGATTTGTACAGGtacaggttttgcagctctttcagaacatctgctatctggatttgggtgaaggaaaagctggggaggctttggcaagtagctgcggggggtggggggggggggcagagctgttggctggagttggggtagccaggaggaaagcatgggcagccatagagaaatggttATTGACATTTCCGATTATGTtgaaatgttgtagttgggtatggaaatttcagaatttttggtggccttcctaagccaggattcagacacggcaaggacatcagggttggcggagtgtgctaaagcagtgagtaaagcaaacttagggaggaggcttctgatgttgacatggatgaaaccaaggctttttcaatTACAGAAgacaacaaatgagagtgcctggggacacgcaggacCTGGCTTAACCTCCACAttacccgaggaacagaggaggagtaggatgagggtacggctaaaggctatcaagaCTGGTCGTCGagtgcgttggggacaaagaataaaaggagcagatttctgggcatggtagaatagattcagtgcataatgtgcagacaggggtatggtgagGTGCGGGTACAGTTGAGGTAAGCCCAGGccctgagtgatgataagagaggttgcatctctggatgtgctggttatactgggtgaggtcaccgcatgtgtgggaggtggtacAAAGGAGGAATCTGATGCATGtagagtgggactaggggctccactGTAAACTAAtacaatgataactatcctaaacaacagtatacaaggcataaagcaatcacaggtgttgattgggagagctgaTGCTctcaacaacagctaatcagctaagacaacaacaggtaaaatggcgaagAATGGGCAGggggtcggttaactacacacaggtaaaatggtgatgaatgtgcagagggtcggttaactacacacagggcctgagttcgaggccGACAGATAAACATAATAAACAAAGTGGAGTACTGTGataaatgaacagtccagcaggcatcagctatgtagccaagtgatcattgggtccagtgaacagcaatagatggagCAGGGAAGCCGCGGGGTAGGCGTTGCTACAGTTGCACGCGGGAGACACAGCATTTAAAGTTAGTAATCCGGGGTAGGTAGAAGCGTCTGCTCCGTCGTCTGGcaaaggccggttgaaggcacagcggatggaatTACATGGTGGTGGTacggcggggcgccgtgtcgacgAAGGGGCAGGGCCAGATTTTGAAAGAGGtattgctagccgggagatgcgcctggttcagggctagcttcggggctgggTCACTTGGTGGCTTGATGATCACGTGCTTTTACatttgcatttcttgctgtttggggttttaggctgggtttctgtacagcactttgtgacatcagctgatgtaagaagggctatataaatacatgtgtttgattgattgattgattattgtggcaagcttgtggaaggctacccaaaacgtttcacccaagtaaaaaaaaattgtaaaggcaatgctatcaaatactaattgagtgtatgtaaacttctgtcccactgggaatgtgatgaaagaaataaaagttgaaataaatcattctctctactattattctgacatttcatattcttaaaataaagtgtgatcctaactgaccgaagacagggaatttttactaaatggcaggaattgtgaaaaactgaatttaaatgtatttggctaaggtgtatgtaaacttccgacttcaactgtatgtgtgtgagtgtgagtgtgtgtgtgtgtatattttcattttgttattttatttccaTGCCCAACATAATTCAATCTCCAACTGCAGGTCCAGCTCCCATTCCATCTCCAGCagtcccagtgttgtccatgtctctaccCAGGCTGCTGTGTAGTCTACTGGTGGGGTCTCCCTACCTGCTGGTGACCATCATACTGATGGTGAAAGGCTGCAGGAGCAGGACTCCGGGTGAGAACCTGAGTTTATTCAGGATCGACTCATTCCAACAGAATACCTGCTGAATACCTGCTGTAATTCACAATGACTCAAAATCAGAAAGGACTGACAATACTGAGAGAGTcatgttgtaaagtgttgataactgtatctctgattgaaccatgttgtaaagtgttgataactgtatctctgattgaaccatgttgtaaagtgttgatAATTGTCTGTTTAGGGGAAACCAGGATACCCAGGAATACCCACCAAGACCAATTAGGTGAGTTTCTACCTTACAACACAACAGCTGCAGGGGCACAATATGGTATTCTGAACACAGTGTGTACTATATTATGTTACCTCTTAGTAGAAGTAGAAAGTAGGATGGTTTAGAGTCAACTACCACAATATGGTATTCTGAACACAGTGTGTACTATATTATGTTACCTCTTAGTAGAAGTAGAAAATAGGAAGGATTCTCTACCATAATATGTAATGGAACTGA contains:
- the LOC110517377 gene encoding uncharacterized protein LOC110517377 → MSQTCCFHLSRDSRSGPAPIPSPAVPVLSMSLPRLLCSLLVGSPYLLVTIILMVKGCRSRTPGETRIPRNTHQDQLGDCVEEKRG